Within the Calditrichota bacterium genome, the region CTGCACGATATATTCAAGGCTAATGGCGTCGATGCGGTCTTTACCGGGCATTTCCACATCTATTTCTGTGGTGAATACGACGGCATCAAATACACCAGTATCGGCAGTTCGGGCGGCGCAACCTCGCCGGGGATTACCGGTCTGATGTATCATTTCGGATGGGTGACGATCAACGCTGAAGGCATCCACATTGCGCTGATAAAGAAAGGCTCGGTGCTGCCGTGGGAGGAAGTAACCGCCGAGGATCTGCACACTGTCAACCGGATCGAAGCGCAATCGGTCTGGTTTGAATCACCCGTGAAAGTTACTGATGAGAGTCCGCTCACCGACGTCGCCTGGGAGTTTCGGCTACGCAACCTCAATCCCAAGGCGACACTGAGCGACACATTGCGCTGGGAATTGCCGAATGGTTGGAGCATTAGACCTGCTTATCTGCCAGTCCGTCTGCCGCCGGGCGACAGTTTGATGGTGAGTGTCTATTTGACGGCGACCGGGCCGCTCTACCCGGCACCGAAATTTACAATTCGGATGCCCTACAAAGTGGGAGGCGATTTTGAACTGACGCGGCCGGTGATGCTATCGCGGGAGACGATCTGCTGGCGGGCAGAACGCACACTGAACATCGACGGCGTCGTCGAAGAGGCGGTTTGGAGTTCGCCGGTGAGTCGGCTATATGGCCCGTCAGGAGACGAACCAGCAACCGATGAGACGCGGTTTTACTTTGCCTATGATCAAGAGCATCTTTACCTTGCTGCAATATGTCGGGAGAGTCAAATGGATATGCTCGCTGCCAAAATCGACAAGCCGGACGGGCCGGTCTATGGGGAGGACTGTGTCGGTTATTTTCTGACGCCCCCTCAGGTTGCCGATACCGTCTTCAACTATCAAATCTACTTCAATCCGAACGGCATCCCGATGGATCAGAGAATCAGCGTTGCCGGTGGTGTGGTGGCTGGAGCCGACCTCAAATGGAGCGGCACGTATGAAGTGAAGACCACCCGAAACGGCGATAATTGGACGCTTGAGGCGGCGATCCCGTTAGCCGCGTTAGGCGTCGAGTCGGCACAGCGGGGTGACGAATGGCAGGTGAACTTTCGGCGCAAGCAGAAGCGAGTGAACAGTTCCGCCGACTGGCAGGTGCCGATTAGTTACGACCCGGCGACCTACGGGCGACTGGTGTATAAGTGATGCTATCGGGTCAATTGCCCTTTATCTTTCAACATAGATGCCAACCTACGAATATCTATGCCTCGACTGCGGACATCGCGTCGAGTATTTTCAATCTATGGCCGAGCCACCCCGCACTGAGTGTCCGGTCTGCCATGGGCACTTGTCGCGGCTCGTTTCGGGCGGCGCCGGACTTATCTTCAAAGGCAGCGGGTTCTACATCACGGACTATAAAGGCAACTCCAAGGGCAGCCCCAAAAGCGAGCCGGCAACAAAATCTGAATCCTCGTCCCCTGAGGTCAAGTCCACCGATTCCTTGCCGACAGCGGCAAAATCCGATGCCGGTAAGGAATAACCGGGAATTCACAAGCAAAATCCATTAAGCGCAAGATATGGGAAGCGACTTCTTCCACCTTATGGTCTGAAAAGCAGCCTCAATCCCAATTGGATAACTCTATGAAGAAACTGATCTTCGAGTCAATGCCCGAATTGAAGAAAATGATTGACCTCTTCGAGAAGAACAACGTCGAGTATTCGTGGTATTTCCTCAACAAGAAATACGAAATCCATCTCGGCGATACGAAGATCGACCACGTGAAGTGGATACTGCGCGAACACGGCGCGGGAATCAAGTTCAAGTGGGGGGATTACTACTGGTAGTGCGCGGGGCTGAAGTGTTGAAGTGCTCGATGCTCAAGTGCTCAAGCCTGTTGCTCGGCGCTCTTGGCGGCTTAGCGCGAGACAAGCATG harbors:
- a CDS encoding zinc ribbon domain-containing protein translates to MPTYEYLCLDCGHRVEYFQSMAEPPRTECPVCHGHLSRLVSGGAGLIFKGSGFYITDYKGNSKGSPKSEPATKSESSSPEVKSTDSLPTAAKSDAGKE